The window AGCGCACCGACGTTGTCGATGATGTGCTCGCCGAACTTCGCGAACGGCAGTTCGATCGAATCCGAACCGGCGGCGATGATGACGTTGGTGCCCTTGAGCTCGACTTCGGAACCGTCGTGTTGCTTCACCTTGACGATGTTGCCCGGCTGCAGCTGGCCGAAGCCGTAGAACGCGCTCACCTTGTTCGCCTTGAACAGCGCGGCGATGCCCCGGTGAACTGCTTCACGATGCCGTCCTTGCGGGCGACCATCTTGGCCACGTCGATCGCCGGCTTCTCGAAGCTGATGCCGTGCTGGTCGAAGAGGTGGCCCATGTTCCAGAACTGGCGGCTGGAATCCAGCAGCGCCTTGGACGGGATGCAGCCCACGCGCAGGCAGGTGCCGCCGAGCGCCGGCTTGCCGTCCTTGCCCAGCGCTGCGTCGATGCAGGCGGTCTTCAGGCCGAGCTGCGCGGCGCGGATCGCGGCGTGGTAGCCGGCCGGGCCGGCACCGATCACGACGACATCGAATTGCTGTTGTTCGCTCATTGCTTCGCTTCCGTTGGTTCAAACGAGAAGCCCCGCTTGCGCAGGGCTTCGTGCGATTACATGCCCAGCAGCATCCGGTGCGGATTCTCGAGCTGGTTCTTGATGTCGACCAGGAACAGCACCGCGTCCTTGCCGTCGATGATGCGGTGGTCGTAGCTCAGTGCGATGTACATCATCGGCGCTGCGATCACTTGGCCGTTCTCGACGATCGCGCGCTCCTTGATTGCGTGCATGCCCAGGATCGCGCTCTGCGGCGGGTTGACGATCGGCGTCGACATCAGCGAGCCGAAGGTGCCGCCGTTGGTGATGGTGAAGGTGCCGCCCTGCAGGTCGTCCAGGCCCAGCTTGCCGTCGCGGGCCTTCTTCGCGTAGTCGGCGATCGCGCTTTCGATGTCGGCGAAACCCATGCGCTCGACGTTGCGCAGCACCGGCGTGACCAGGCCCTTGTCGGTCGACACCGCGATGCTGATATCGGCGTAGCCGTGGTAGATCACGTCGCTGCCGTCGACCGAGGCGTTGACGATCGGATGGCGCTGCAGCGCATTCGCGGCGGCCTTGGCGAAGAAGCTCATGAAGCCGAGCTTGATGCCGTTGGCCTTCTCGAAGGACTCGCCGAGCTCCTTGCGCATCGCCATGACCTTGCCGAGATTGACCTCGTTGAACGAGGTCAGCATGGCGATCGAATTCTTCGACTGCATCAGGCGCTCGGCGATGCGGGTACGCATGCGGGTCATCGGCACGCGCTCTTCCGGGCGCGCGCCGCCACTCACGCCGGCGGTCTTGCCGCTGGCGTAGTTGACGATGTCTTCCTTGGTGACCATGCCGCGGCGGCCGGTGCCTTCCACTTGCGCGGGGTCCACGCCCGCCGTGGTCGCGGCGAAGCGCGCGCCCGGCGGCAGGTCGCCGGCAGCCGGTGCAGGCGTGGTGCTGGCCGGTGCAGCCGCGTGCGCGGCTGCGGCCTGGGCCTTCGGCTGGACCTCTTCGGCACCGGCGGCCGGGGCGGCCTTCGGCGCTTCGGCTGCGGCGGGAGCAGGTGCTGCGGCTGCGGCACCTTCCTCGATCACCGCGATCAGCTGCTGGCTGGTCACCGTGGCACCGGCTTCGAACTTGATTTCCTTGAGCACGCCATCCACCGGCGAGGGCACTTCCAGGACGACCTTGTCGGTTTCCAGGTCGAGCAGGTTCTCGTCGCGCTTGACCGCGTCGCCGGCCTTCTTGTGCCAGGCGGCGATGGTGGCGTCGGACACGGATTCGGGGAGAACCGGAACTTTGACTTCGGTGGCCATGCGGGCGTCCTGTCGGGTATGCGTTGGAATGTTGGTGCGAAGGGGTTTATTCGGCGGTGATCTCGGCGCCGACCGGGTTCACCAGCGCATCGGCGATGAGCTTGTTCTGCTCGGCGACGTGCTCGGCCAGGTGGCCGGCAGCGGGCGAGGGCGAGCGATGACGACCTGCATAGGTCAACGACTGCTTGCCCTG of the Thermomonas carbonis genome contains:
- the sucB gene encoding dihydrolipoyllysine-residue succinyltransferase, whose amino-acid sequence is MATEVKVPVLPESVSDATIAAWHKKAGDAVKRDENLLDLETDKVVLEVPSPVDGVLKEIKFEAGATVTSQQLIAVIEEGAAAAAPAPAAAEAPKAAPAAGAEEVQPKAQAAAAHAAAPASTTPAPAAGDLPPGARFAATTAGVDPAQVEGTGRRGMVTKEDIVNYASGKTAGVSGGARPEERVPMTRMRTRIAERLMQSKNSIAMLTSFNEVNLGKVMAMRKELGESFEKANGIKLGFMSFFAKAAANALQRHPIVNASVDGSDVIYHGYADISIAVSTDKGLVTPVLRNVERMGFADIESAIADYAKKARDGKLGLDDLQGGTFTITNGGTFGSLMSTPIVNPPQSAILGMHAIKERAIVENGQVIAAPMMYIALSYDHRIIDGKDAVLFLVDIKNQLENPHRMLLGM